The proteins below come from a single Pseudomonas chlororaphis genomic window:
- a CDS encoding flagellar rod assembly protein FlgJ, whose product MDMRKGALTSGDSASYSDLNRLNQLKVGDKNSDGNLRKVAQEFESLFLGEMLKSMRSATEALGKDNPMNTPEAKQYQEMYDQQLAVSMSREGGGIGLADVLLRQMSKNKPLAPGEAATLSAAKQQEALDKATKAAVPTPVAAGTLPTDGPLSRTSGQRPLWASRAVSAPQGAEGGHRNDMELLNQRRLALPPKLADRLLAGLVPSASVNAEAPAQNLLPDRAVAAVKPATGELGNGDWLAALKAADAKPDMQVYGRAVAQPPLAPARKAFRDADEFVNAMLPMAKEAADRIGVDPRYLVAQAALETGWGKSVMRQPDGSSSHNLFGIKASQNWKGDSARAITSEFRNGEMVKETAEFRSYASYRDSFHDLVNLLQSNSRYQDVLKSADNPEQFVRELQKAGYATDPNYARKISHIARQMTSYQNYASAGATTTL is encoded by the coding sequence ATGGATATGCGCAAGGGCGCTTTGACCAGCGGCGACTCGGCGTCCTACTCGGACCTGAACCGCTTGAACCAACTCAAGGTTGGCGACAAGAACAGCGATGGCAACCTGCGCAAGGTGGCGCAGGAATTCGAGTCGCTGTTCCTCGGCGAAATGCTCAAGTCCATGCGTTCGGCCACCGAGGCCCTGGGCAAGGACAATCCGATGAATACGCCTGAAGCCAAGCAGTACCAGGAAATGTACGACCAGCAGTTGGCCGTTTCCATGTCCCGCGAAGGCGGCGGTATCGGCCTGGCCGACGTGCTGTTGCGCCAGATGTCCAAGAACAAGCCGCTGGCCCCGGGCGAAGCGGCCACGCTGTCGGCGGCCAAGCAGCAAGAGGCGCTGGACAAGGCGACCAAGGCAGCCGTGCCGACCCCGGTTGCCGCCGGCACCCTGCCCACGGACGGCCCGTTGTCGCGCACCAGCGGCCAGCGTCCACTGTGGGCCTCGCGGGCCGTCAGTGCGCCGCAGGGCGCCGAGGGTGGTCATCGCAACGACATGGAACTGCTCAACCAGCGTCGCCTGGCCCTGCCGCCGAAGCTGGCCGACCGCCTGCTCGCGGGCCTGGTGCCTTCGGCCTCGGTCAATGCCGAGGCCCCGGCGCAGAACCTGCTGCCCGATCGTGCTGTCGCCGCCGTCAAGCCGGCGACCGGCGAGCTGGGCAACGGCGACTGGCTGGCCGCGCTCAAGGCGGCCGACGCGAAACCGGACATGCAGGTCTACGGCCGTGCCGTCGCGCAGCCGCCATTGGCACCGGCGCGCAAGGCTTTCCGCGATGCCGACGAATTCGTCAACGCCATGTTGCCGATGGCCAAGGAAGCTGCGGACCGCATCGGTGTCGACCCACGCTACCTGGTGGCCCAGGCGGCCCTGGAAACCGGTTGGGGCAAATCCGTCATGCGCCAGCCCGATGGCAGCAGCAGCCACAACCTCTTCGGCATCAAGGCGAGCCAGAACTGGAAAGGCGATTCGGCGCGGGCGATCACCAGCGAGTTTCGCAATGGCGAGATGGTCAAGGAGACGGCCGAGTTCCGTTCCTACGCGTCCTATCGCGACAGCTTCCACGACCTGGTCAATCTGTTGCAGAGCAACAGCCGCTATCAAGATGTGCTGAAGTCGGCCGATAACCCCGAACAGTTTGTACGCGAGTTGCAGAAGGCCGGTTACGCCACCGACCCGAACTACGCCCGCAAGATTTCGCATATAGCCCGGCAGATGACGAGTTACCAGAACTACGCATCGGCAGGCGCCACCACGACGTTATAA
- a CDS encoding flagellar P-ring protein FlgI: MNLKQLLLGALMMSAAFAAQAERLKDIASISGVRSNQLIGYGLVVGLNGTGDQTTQTPFTLQTFNNMLSQFGIKVPAGSGNVQLKNVAAVSVSADLPAFAKPGQQVDITVSSIGNSKSLRGGTLLLTPLKGIDGNVYAIAQGNLVVGGFDAEGRDGSKITVNVPSAGRIPGGASVERAVPSGFNQGNSLTLNLNRSDFTTAKRIVDKINDMLGPGVAQAIDGGSIRVTAPLDPSQRVDYLSILENLEVDPGQAVAKVIINSRTGTIVIGQNVKVSPAAVTHGSLTVTITEDPIVSQPGPLSNGQTAVVPRSRVNAEQEAKPMFKFGPGTTLDEIVRAVNQVGAAPGDLMAILEALKQAGALQADLIVI, translated from the coding sequence TTGAATCTTAAACAGCTGTTGCTCGGTGCGCTGATGATGTCGGCAGCCTTCGCCGCTCAAGCCGAGCGCCTGAAGGACATCGCCAGCATTTCCGGCGTGCGCTCCAACCAGTTGATCGGCTACGGCCTGGTCGTGGGCCTCAATGGCACCGGTGACCAGACCACCCAGACCCCGTTCACGCTGCAGACCTTCAACAACATGTTGTCGCAGTTCGGCATCAAGGTGCCGGCCGGTTCCGGCAACGTGCAGTTGAAGAACGTCGCGGCGGTGTCGGTCAGTGCCGACCTGCCGGCTTTCGCCAAGCCCGGCCAGCAGGTGGATATCACCGTTTCGTCCATCGGTAACTCCAAGAGCCTGCGCGGCGGTACCTTGCTGCTGACGCCGCTCAAGGGTATCGACGGCAACGTCTACGCCATCGCCCAGGGCAACCTGGTGGTGGGCGGCTTCGACGCCGAGGGGCGCGACGGTTCGAAGATCACTGTCAATGTTCCGTCGGCCGGTCGCATCCCTGGCGGTGCGTCGGTGGAACGTGCGGTGCCGAGTGGTTTCAACCAGGGCAACAGCCTGACGCTGAACCTCAACCGTTCCGACTTCACCACCGCCAAGCGCATCGTCGACAAGATCAACGACATGCTCGGCCCAGGCGTGGCCCAGGCCATCGACGGCGGCTCGATCCGGGTCACCGCGCCGCTGGATCCGAGCCAGCGGGTCGACTACCTGTCGATCCTGGAAAACCTCGAAGTCGATCCGGGCCAGGCCGTGGCGAAAGTCATCATCAATTCGCGCACCGGTACCATCGTGATCGGCCAGAACGTCAAGGTTTCACCGGCCGCCGTGACCCACGGCAGCCTGACCGTGACCATCACCGAAGACCCGATCGTCAGCCAGCCGGGTCCGTTGTCCAACGGCCAGACCGCCGTCGTGCCGCGGTCGCGGGTCAATGCCGAGCAGGAAGCCAAGCCGATGTTCAAGTTCGGCCCGGGCACCACCCTGGATGAAATCGTCCGGGCGGTGAACCAGGTCGGCGCGGCACCGGGCGACTTGATGGCGATCCTCGAAGCCTTGAAGCAGGCCGGCGCGTTGCAAGCCGACCTGATCGTGATCTGA
- the flgH gene encoding flagellar basal body L-ring protein (part of the basal body which consists of four rings L, P, S, and M mounted on a central rod) has protein sequence MKRFVSVLALSGITALAGCVAPTPRPNDPYYAPVLPRTPLPAAANNGSIYQAGFEQNLYSDRKAFRVGDIITITLNERTQASKNANSQMDKTSATSVGLTSLFGSSLTTNNPIGSNDLSLNAGYNADRATKGDSKSGQSNSLTGSITVTVADVLPNGIIVVRGEKWLTLNTGDELVRIAGMVRADDIATDNTVSSTRVADARITYSGTGAFADASQPGWFDRFFLSPKFPF, from the coding sequence ATGAAACGCTTTGTATCTGTACTGGCATTGAGTGGGATCACCGCGCTTGCGGGTTGTGTCGCGCCAACGCCCAGGCCCAATGACCCGTACTACGCGCCGGTGTTGCCGCGTACACCGTTGCCGGCTGCGGCCAACAATGGCTCGATCTACCAGGCCGGCTTCGAGCAGAACCTGTACAGCGACCGCAAGGCATTCCGGGTCGGTGACATCATCACCATCACCCTGAACGAGCGGACCCAGGCCAGCAAGAACGCCAACTCGCAGATGGACAAGACCAGCGCCACCAGCGTCGGCCTGACCTCGCTGTTCGGTTCCAGCCTGACCACCAACAACCCGATCGGCAGCAACGACCTGAGCCTCAATGCCGGCTACAACGCCGACCGGGCGACCAAGGGCGACAGCAAGTCCGGCCAGAGCAACAGCCTGACCGGTTCGATCACCGTGACCGTCGCCGACGTGCTGCCCAACGGCATCATCGTCGTGCGGGGCGAGAAGTGGCTGACCCTCAACACCGGTGACGAACTGGTGCGCATCGCCGGCATGGTTCGTGCCGACGACATCGCCACCGACAACACCGTTTCGTCCACCCGCGTGGCTGATGCGCGCATTACCTATTCGGGCACCGGTGCCTTCGCCGATGCCAGTCAGCCCGGTTGGTTCGATCGTTTCTTCCTCAGCCCGAAGTTCCCTTTCTAG
- the flgG gene encoding flagellar basal body rod protein FlgG (makes up the distal portion of the flagellar basal body rod): MLPALWVAKTGLSAQDTNLTTISNNLANVSTTGFKRDRAEFQDLLYQVKRQPGAQSTQDSELPSGLQVGTGVRIVGTQKNFNAGSLQTTEQPLDMAIDGRGFFQILQPDGTTSYTRDGTFHLDSNGQIVNASGFALEPAIIIPNDAQTFTVGRDGTVSITVAGNPAAQVIGNLQTADFINPAGLQAVGNNLFLETAASGAPQIGTPGLNGFGTTLQNTLETSNVSTVEEMVNMITTQRAYEMNSKVISTADQMLSFVTQNL; encoded by the coding sequence ATGCTTCCGGCTTTGTGGGTTGCCAAAACAGGTTTGTCCGCCCAGGACACCAACCTGACCACCATTTCCAACAACCTGGCGAACGTCTCGACCACGGGTTTCAAGCGTGATCGTGCCGAGTTCCAGGACCTGCTGTACCAGGTCAAGCGTCAGCCAGGTGCCCAGTCGACCCAGGACAGCGAGCTGCCGTCGGGCCTGCAAGTGGGTACCGGTGTGCGCATCGTCGGCACCCAGAAGAACTTCAACGCCGGTAGCCTGCAAACCACCGAGCAGCCGCTGGACATGGCCATCGACGGTCGCGGTTTCTTCCAGATCCTGCAGCCGGACGGCACCACGTCCTACACCCGTGACGGTACCTTCCACCTCGACTCCAATGGCCAGATCGTCAATGCCAGCGGTTTCGCCCTGGAACCGGCCATCATCATCCCGAACGATGCCCAGACCTTCACCGTGGGCCGCGACGGTACCGTGTCCATCACCGTGGCAGGCAACCCGGCCGCCCAGGTGATCGGCAACCTGCAGACCGCCGACTTCATCAATCCGGCCGGCTTGCAGGCCGTGGGCAACAACCTGTTCCTGGAGACCGCCGCCAGTGGCGCGCCGCAAATCGGCACCCCGGGCCTGAACGGTTTCGGCACCACGCTGCAGAACACCCTGGAAACCTCCAACGTGAGCACGGTCGAGGAGATGGTCAACATGATCACCACCCAGCGCGCCTACGAAATGAACTCCAAGGTGATCTCCACCGCCGACCAGATGCTCTCGTTCGTCACGCAGAATCTGTAA
- the flgF gene encoding flagellar basal body rod protein FlgF (FlgF, with FlgB and C, makes up the proximal portion of the flagellar basal body rod) — protein MDKYLYVAMTGASQNALAQRAHANNLANISTNGFQKDLEQARSMPVFGDSFPARAFAMSERPATDFTPGALVETGRDLDVAVSGPGWMAVQNPDGGESYVRTGSLNVDALGVLRAGNGMPVMGNGGPIAVPPEQKIEIGQDGTISIRAMGEGPRVMAEVDRIKLVNPDLKNMTKGLDGSIRTKDGQPAPIDANVQLVSGFQEASNVNAVDEMTSVLALAKQFELHVKMMNTAKEGDEAMARVLQI, from the coding sequence GTGGACAAGTACCTTTATGTGGCAATGACCGGCGCCAGCCAGAACGCACTGGCGCAACGGGCCCATGCCAACAACCTGGCGAACATTTCCACCAATGGTTTTCAGAAAGACCTGGAGCAGGCGCGCTCGATGCCGGTGTTCGGCGACAGCTTTCCGGCGCGGGCGTTTGCCATGTCCGAGCGACCTGCCACGGACTTCACACCGGGCGCGTTGGTGGAAACCGGTCGCGACCTCGACGTGGCGGTCAGCGGTCCGGGCTGGATGGCGGTACAGAATCCCGACGGCGGTGAAAGCTACGTGCGCACCGGCAGCCTCAATGTTGACGCCCTGGGCGTGCTGCGGGCCGGCAACGGCATGCCGGTGATGGGCAACGGCGGTCCCATCGCCGTGCCGCCGGAGCAGAAGATCGAAATCGGCCAGGACGGCACCATCAGCATCCGCGCCATGGGCGAAGGCCCGCGGGTAATGGCCGAGGTGGACCGCATCAAGCTGGTCAATCCGGACCTCAAGAACATGACCAAGGGCCTGGACGGTTCGATCCGGACCAAGGACGGCCAGCCGGCGCCCATCGATGCCAACGTGCAGTTGGTCTCGGGGTTCCAGGAAGCGAGCAACGTCAATGCCGTGGACGAGATGACCTCGGTCCTGGCCCTGGCCAAGCAGTTCGAGCTTCACGTGAAGATGATGAACACCGCCAAAGAAGGCGATGAGGCTATGGCTCGGGTCTTGCAGATCTAA
- a CDS encoding TDP-4-oxo-6-deoxy-D-glucose aminotransferase: protein MSKETIFFNRPYMTGKELDYIAQAKFGNMLAGDGPFTKRCHRWLEAQTGSNKALLTHSCTAALEMTALLLDIQPGDEVILPSYTFVSTANAFVLRGAVPVFVDVRPDTLNLDERLIEAAITPRTKAIVPVHYAGVACEMDEILAIARKHGLAVVEDAAQGVMSTYKGRALGSIGDLGAFSFHETKNVISGEGGALLVNDPALALRAEIIREKGTDRSRFFRGEVDKYTWQEVGSSFLPGEMTAAFLWAQLEEAQAITNRRLALWDNYHAALATLERQGALRRPIVPENCQHNAHMYYVILAPGVERQAVLEELKRHAIYAVFHYVPLHSSPGGLRYGRVQGSMEVTDGYSERLLRLPMWLGLTHEHQEQVVGVLGDALAKA, encoded by the coding sequence TGTCATCGCTGGCTGGAGGCGCAAACGGGCAGCAACAAGGCCCTGCTGACCCATTCATGCACCGCGGCCCTGGAAATGACGGCGTTGCTGCTGGATATCCAGCCTGGCGACGAAGTCATCCTGCCGTCGTATACGTTCGTCTCCACCGCCAATGCCTTCGTGTTGCGCGGCGCGGTGCCGGTCTTCGTCGATGTGCGGCCCGACACCCTGAACCTGGACGAGCGCCTGATCGAGGCGGCGATCACGCCACGGACCAAGGCCATCGTACCGGTGCACTACGCAGGCGTGGCCTGCGAGATGGACGAGATCCTGGCCATTGCCCGCAAGCATGGGCTGGCCGTGGTGGAAGACGCCGCGCAAGGTGTGATGTCGACCTACAAGGGGCGGGCGCTGGGCAGTATCGGTGACCTGGGGGCCTTCAGCTTTCACGAAACCAAGAACGTGATTTCGGGGGAGGGCGGGGCCTTGCTGGTCAATGATCCCGCGTTGGCGTTGCGGGCCGAGATCATCCGGGAAAAAGGCACCGATCGCAGCCGGTTCTTCCGGGGTGAAGTAGACAAGTACACGTGGCAGGAGGTGGGTTCCTCGTTCCTGCCGGGGGAAATGACGGCCGCGTTCCTCTGGGCCCAGTTGGAAGAGGCGCAAGCCATCACCAACCGCCGCCTGGCCCTCTGGGACAATTACCATGCGGCGCTGGCGACGCTTGAGCGGCAAGGGGCGCTGCGGCGTCCGATAGTGCCTGAAAACTGCCAGCACAACGCGCACATGTACTACGTGATCCTCGCCCCGGGCGTCGAGCGCCAGGCCGTCCTCGAAGAGCTCAAGCGACATGCCATCTACGCGGTGTTCCATTACGTGCCGCTGCATTCATCGCCCGGTGGCCTGCGTTATGGACGCGTGCAGGGTTCGATGGAGGTGACTGACGGCTATTCCGAGCGCCTGTTGCGTTTGCCCATGTGGCTCGGCTTGACCCATGAGCACCAGGAGCAGGTGGTGGGTGTGTTGGGCGATGCCTTGGCAAAGGCCTGA